In the Clostridium gelidum genome, ATGGATGCCGATCTCAAAAATTTATGGGATAAAACCCTAGATATTATAAAAAGCGAGCTAAGTGAAGTTAGCTTTAATACTTGGATTAAAAGCTGCGAACCTATGTCTATCTCTTCTGATACTATAAAGATAAGCGTTCCAAATTCATTTACTCAAGATATTTTAGATAAACGCTATAAAGATTTAGTTGTAAATTCTATAAAAGCAGTTTGTTCAAAACTATATAAGATTGAATTTATTATAATGTCGGATGGTTATGATAATGATAAAAGTAATCTTCCTGAAATATCAAAGTCAATTATAGTTAATGATGAAATGTCTTCAACATTAAATCCCAAATATACATTTAAATCTTTTGTAATAGGTAATAGTAACAGATTTGCTCATGCTGCATCTCTAGCTGTTGCAGAATCACCTGCAAAAGCCTATAATCCTCTATTTATATATGGAGGTGTTGGACTTGGAAAAACCCACTTAATGCATGCTATAGGTCATTATATTTTAGAAAGCAATCCAAGTGCCAAAGTAGTATATGTTTCCTCTGAAAAATTCACTAATGAATTAATTAATGCAATTAAGGATGATAAAAATGAAGAATTTAGAAATAAATATAGAAATGTCGATATATTACTTATAGATGATATACAATTTATTGCTGGAAAAGAACGTACTCAAGAAGAGTTCTTCCA is a window encoding:
- the dnaA gene encoding chromosomal replication initiator protein DnaA, translated to MDADLKNLWDKTLDIIKSELSEVSFNTWIKSCEPMSISSDTIKISVPNSFTQDILDKRYKDLVVNSIKAVCSKLYKIEFIIMSDGYDNDKSNLPEISKSIIVNDEMSSTLNPKYTFKSFVIGNSNRFAHAASLAVAESPAKAYNPLFIYGGVGLGKTHLMHAIGHYILESNPSAKVVYVSSEKFTNELINAIKDDKNEEFRNKYRNVDILLIDDIQFIAGKERTQEEFFHTFNELHDANKQIILSSDRPPKEIPTLEDRLRSRFEWGLIADIQVPDFETRMAILKKKADVENLNVANDVMGYIATKIKSNIRELEGALIRIIAYSSLTNREVTVDLATEALKDIISKKQGKHVTIDIIQDVVSSYFNLRIEDLKSQRRTRNVVYPRQIAMYLSRKLTDMSLPKIGEEFGGRDHTTVIHAYEKISDNLKMDDSLQQTVADLTKKLTQN